In Phenylobacterium zucineum HLK1, one DNA window encodes the following:
- a CDS encoding DUF5961 family protein has product MTTDLPTLQRRFSVHPVAEAPACGHLVEGVSFEDAALHFLETAHPAADADDEVRLFVEDCDTGERQCFRIDLGSGETAPCD; this is encoded by the coding sequence ATGACGACCGACCTGCCGACCCTGCAACGCCGCTTCTCGGTGCATCCCGTAGCCGAGGCCCCGGCCTGCGGGCATCTGGTCGAGGGGGTGAGCTTCGAGGACGCGGCCTTGCACTTCCTGGAAACCGCGCACCCGGCCGCCGACGCCGACGACGAGGTGCGCCTGTTCGTGGAGGACTGCGACACCGGCGAGCGCCAGTGCTTCCGGATCGACCTGGGCTCGGGAGAGACGGCGCCCTGCGACTAG
- a CDS encoding PhoH family protein yields the protein MSKRALKRQLREGAFDAGQFEGDDKIRRLPLDRGWSPLAHHNDDRDQAYLKTIKAKSPGQQQLIEAIDSKNLVMALGPAGTGKTYLAIAKAVEALESGRVGRIVLSRPAVEAGESIGFLPGDAEDKLAPYLRPLYDALSDRLSMKRVRALMAEGAIEIAPVGFMRGRTLNNAFVVIDEAQNCTYVQLKMLLTRLGWHSTMVVTGDPNQSDLLPELSGLGGVADRLEELGNVAVVRLAERDIVRHPLVAEMLGVL from the coding sequence ATGAGCAAGCGAGCCCTGAAGCGACAGCTGCGCGAAGGCGCGTTCGACGCCGGTCAGTTCGAGGGGGACGATAAGATCCGCCGGCTGCCGCTCGACCGGGGCTGGTCGCCGCTCGCCCACCACAACGACGACCGCGACCAGGCCTACCTCAAGACCATCAAGGCCAAGTCGCCGGGCCAGCAGCAGCTGATCGAGGCCATCGATTCCAAGAACCTCGTCATGGCGCTCGGTCCCGCCGGCACCGGCAAGACCTACCTCGCCATCGCCAAGGCGGTGGAGGCGCTGGAGAGCGGCCGCGTCGGCCGCATCGTGCTCTCGCGCCCCGCGGTCGAGGCCGGCGAGTCCATCGGCTTCCTGCCCGGCGACGCCGAGGACAAGCTCGCCCCCTACCTGCGGCCGCTCTACGACGCCCTGTCCGACCGGCTGTCGATGAAGCGGGTCCGGGCCCTGATGGCCGAGGGCGCCATCGAGATCGCCCCCGTCGGCTTCATGCGCGGCCGCACGCTGAACAACGCCTTCGTGGTGATCGACGAGGCGCAGAACTGCACCTACGTGCAGCTCAAGATGCTGCTCACCCGCCTCGGCTGGCATTCGACGATGGTCGTGACGGGCGATCCCAACCAGTCCGACCTGCTGCCCGAGCTGTCCGGCCTCGGCGGCGTCGCCGACCGCCTGGAGGAGCTGGGCAATGTCGCGGTGGTCCGGCTGGCCGAGCGCGACATCGTCCGCCACCCGCTGGTGGCCGAGATGCTGGGCGTCCTCTGA
- a CDS encoding gamma carbonic anhydrase family protein has translation MSVYNLGNVTPQLPNDDEYWIAPTAAVMGNVILKKNASVWWGATLRGDNDPIIIGENSNVQDGSVLHTDLGSPLTIGANVTVGHMVMLHGCSIGDNTLVGIGSIVLNGAKIGKNCLIGANCLITEGKEIPDNSLVMGAPGKVVREVSEQQAMVMAAGAHHYVENWKRYRRELTEFR, from the coding sequence ATGAGTGTCTACAACTTAGGCAATGTGACGCCGCAATTACCAAACGATGACGAATACTGGATTGCGCCGACGGCCGCCGTGATGGGCAATGTGATTCTCAAGAAGAACGCGTCCGTCTGGTGGGGTGCAACCCTGCGTGGCGACAACGACCCGATCATCATCGGCGAGAACTCGAACGTGCAGGACGGCAGCGTCCTGCACACCGACCTGGGCTCGCCGCTCACCATCGGGGCGAACGTCACCGTGGGCCACATGGTGATGCTCCACGGCTGCTCGATCGGGGACAACACCCTGGTGGGCATCGGCTCGATCGTCCTGAACGGAGCGAAGATCGGGAAGAACTGCCTGATCGGCGCCAACTGCCTGATCACCGAGGGCAAGGAGATCCCCGACAACTCGCTGGTCATGGGCGCGCCGGGCAAGGTGGTGCGGGAGGTGAGCGAGCAGCAGGCGATGGTCATGGCCGCCGGCGCCCACCACTACGTCGAGAACTGGAAGCGCTACCGGCGGGAGCTGACGGAATTCCGGTGA